TTCGTCGACGGAGACGGCCGGCATGGACACGCACAaggcgggtggcggcgggggcgccggcgaggtgcGGAGGATCAACGTGGTGTATTTCTTGAGCCGCGGCGGCAGGACGGACCACCCGCACCTCTTCCGCGTCAGCCACCTCCACCGCGCCGGCGTGCGCCTCCGCGGTACGCGCCTTTTcttattcttcttctccggcagATCCATTGCGCATGCAGCTCATTGCAATAATATGGGCGTATCGTTGTTGGTTGGTTTGTTTGTTCAGATGTGAAGAGGTGGCTGTCGGAGGTGCGCGGCAAGGACATGCCGGAGAATTTCTCATGGTCTTACAAAAGGTACGAACAAAATCGATCGAGGTGCCATCGTTCTTGCCCTTGACTTCCATTTCCATTTTCATTTCTCGGTAGTTGTTAATAATCTCACATTGATTTGTTGCCTGATGGCTTATGATCCGCACAGGAAGTACAAGGCTGGGTATGTCTGGCAGGACCTGATGGACGATGACCTCGTGACGCCAATCTCCGACAACGAGTACGTGCTCAAGGGCTGCGACGTGcggggaacccctcctcctcctcctggtgcCGACGCACCGAAAGCTTCATCTTTAGGTGATTGTCGATGCGTTTTTTTGTCGACTTCTTTTCTTGCAGTTTCGACGAGACTAGGGGTTAAAAGTTCGAGAAATTTTGTTTGTAGCAGGCGAGAAGAAACTGAACAGAAAGGACGAGAAGGCCCATAAGGTTGCGTGCGATCAGAAGCAGGTTCAGGAGGCGACGCCAATACGCTCCGACGACAACGAGAGCTTCCCCAAGCCGCCGATCGACCAGGATTCGCCCGGCGGACCACCGTTCAGGATCGTTTTGCCGCAGGAGCGAAAGCGGCGGCAAGAAACGGGGAGAGCGGTCGCCGATCATCGGCAGGCGGTGGTGccagcgcgggcggcggcgccgggcggcAAGAAGCGGCCCGTGGGGCGGGCGCGGAGGATGAGCGTGGCGCGGGCGCTCCACAGCATCCTGACGTGCGGCGcggccgacgccgacgacgccgcGCTCCGGCCCGTCGTCCCGCGGCGAGGCGCCgtggacggcgacgacgacgactggACGGGCACCCCCGTGTGTCCCGGCATCGACGGCTGCGGCATCCAGTGAGTAAAGTGCACAACATAAGAGTAACTCACACATCGC
The Brachypodium distachyon strain Bd21 chromosome 2, Brachypodium_distachyon_v3.0, whole genome shotgun sequence genome window above contains:
- the LOC100842645 gene encoding uncharacterized protein LOC100842645 isoform X2, which translates into the protein MDTHKAGGGGGAGEVRRINVVYFLSRGGRTDHPHLFRVSHLHRAGVRLRDVKRWLSEVRGKDMPENFSWSYKRKYKAGYVWQDLMDDDLVTPISDNEYVLKGCDVRGTPPPPPGADAPKASSLAGEKKLNRKDEKAHKVACDQKQVQEATPIRSDDNESFPKPPIDQDSPGGPPFRIVLPQERKRRQETGRAVADHRQAVVPARAAAPGGKKRPVGRARRMSVARALHSILTCGAADADDAALRPVVPRRGAVDGDDDDWTGTPVCPGIDGCGIHASRKPTRPRRGGKDKAKREGVVAAHKPASLPRCSQCGKEFKPQELHSHMQSCRGFRERMRNSASTRVGVDRSRRNSTARRADDHSSFPERPTTAFLLTES
- the LOC100842645 gene encoding uncharacterized protein LOC100842645 isoform X1, whose amino-acid sequence is MDTHKAGGGGGAGEVRRINVVYFLSRGGRTDHPHLFRVSHLHRAGVRLRDVKRWLSEVRGKDMPENFSWSYKRKYKAGYVWQDLMDDDLVTPISDNEYVLKGCDVRGTPPPPPGADAPKASSLAGEKKLNRKDEKAHKVACDQKQVQEATPIRSDDNESFPKPPIDQDSPGGPPFRIVLPQERKRRQETGRAVADHRQAVVPARAAAPGGKKRPVGRARRMSVARALHSILTCGAADADDAALRPVVPRRGAVDGDDDDWTGTPVCPGIDGCGIHSASRKPTRPRRGGKDKAKREGVVAAHKPASLPRCSQCGKEFKPQELHSHMQSCRGFRERMRNSASTRVGVDRSRRNSTARRADDHSSFPERPTTAFLLTES